Proteins encoded together in one Spodoptera frugiperda isolate SF20-4 chromosome 15, AGI-APGP_CSIRO_Sfru_2.0, whole genome shotgun sequence window:
- the LOC118277699 gene encoding protein shifted isoform X2: protein MWRSASMGARLCAGLALAMSLALGAGRRDYKDPEGRHHSDLSLWIDERQVRMFSGISMQVFAIINGHVSPYVLDPNFSNKLPVIPSEVGYVNFTWKSKKRYYYDFDILTSSDLTILKPPVLSIKTRGRVPKTSKEFSIILPCVGNNSGVATFEIGLVLKNGRGLPLKGTPLRLHLKKECAQRGPDPECDKKCANQGWCNNEKICQCPEGYMGQDCRTALCYPQCMNGGNCTAPGVCSCPPGYQGRNCEGGICAQKCLNGGKCIQKDTCECPKGYYGLRCEFSKCVIPCLNGGRCKGVNKCRCPVGLGGNHCEVGRRLGDCSCRGESCVGQHTCRHGRCVAGGCVCDPGWRGRWCHRSTGSSEESGEYKRPR from the exons ATGTGGCGATCGGCTTCGATGGGCGCTCGGCTGTGCGCCGGGCTGGCGCTGGCGATGTCGCTGGCACTCGGCGCCGGTCGCCGCGACTACAAGGACCCGGAGGGACGCCACCACTCCGACCTCTCCCTCTGGATCGACGAGCGGCAAGTTCGTATGTTCAGTG GCATATCAATGCAAGTATTCGCAATAATAAACGGGCACGTATCCCCATACGTGTTGGACCCGAACTTCTCAAACAAACTGCCGGTGATACCATCCGAAGTGGGCTACGTCAACTTTACATGGAAATCCAAGAAGCGATACTATTACGACTTCGACATTTTGACGTCTTCAGACCTGACCATACTGAAACCGCCTGTCTTGTCCATAAAAACCCGGGGACGGGTACCTAAAACTTCTAAAG AATTCAGTATAATTTTGCCATGCGTGGGCAATAATAGCGGTGTGGCCACATTTGAAATAGGGCTTGTGCTAAAAAATGGCCGCGGTTTGCCGCTAAAAGGCACCCCACTTAGATTACACCTAAAGAAGGAATGCGCACAGAGAG GGCCGGATCCGGAGTGCGACAAAAAATGTGCGAATCAGGGGTGGTGCAATAACGAGAAGATATGCCAATGTCCCGAGGGATACATGGGGCAGGACTGCAGGACGGCGCTGTGCTACCCGCAGTGTATGAACGGGGGGAACTGCACCGCGCCCGGGGTCTGCTCCTGTCCACCAGGGTACCAGGGACGGAATTGTGAAGGAG GTATATGCGCGCAGAAATGTTTGAATGGCGGTAAATGTATACAGAAGGACACCTGTGAATGTCCTAAGGGATACTATGGATTACGTTGTGAATTCT CAAAATGCGTGATCCCATGCCTAAACGGAGGTCGTTGTAAAGGAGTGAATAAATGCCGATGTCCTGTGGGACTGGGCGGCAACCACTGCGAGGTGGGGCGGCGCCTGGGAGACTGCTCGTGCAGGGGGGAGTCCTGTGTGGGCCAGCACACGTGTCGACACGGCCGCTGTGTCGCCGGCGGCTGTGTCTGCGACCCGGGGTGGAGGGGGCGCTGGTGTCATAGGTCCACAG GATCATCAGAAGAGTCTGGTGAATACAAGAGGCCACGGTGA
- the LOC118277699 gene encoding protein shifted isoform X1, producing the protein MWRSASMGARLCAGLALAMSLALGAGRRDYKDPEGRHHSDLSLWIDERQVRMFSGISMQVFAIINGHVSPYVLDPNFSNKLPVIPSEVGYVNFTWKSKKRYYYDFDILTSSDLTILKPPVLSIKTRGRVPKTSKEFSIILPCVGNNSGVATFEIGLVLKNGRGLPLKGTPLRLHLKKECAQRGVYLERTGPDPECDKKCANQGWCNNEKICQCPEGYMGQDCRTALCYPQCMNGGNCTAPGVCSCPPGYQGRNCEGGICAQKCLNGGKCIQKDTCECPKGYYGLRCEFSKCVIPCLNGGRCKGVNKCRCPVGLGGNHCEVGRRLGDCSCRGESCVGQHTCRHGRCVAGGCVCDPGWRGRWCHRSTGSSEESGEYKRPR; encoded by the exons ATGTGGCGATCGGCTTCGATGGGCGCTCGGCTGTGCGCCGGGCTGGCGCTGGCGATGTCGCTGGCACTCGGCGCCGGTCGCCGCGACTACAAGGACCCGGAGGGACGCCACCACTCCGACCTCTCCCTCTGGATCGACGAGCGGCAAGTTCGTATGTTCAGTG GCATATCAATGCAAGTATTCGCAATAATAAACGGGCACGTATCCCCATACGTGTTGGACCCGAACTTCTCAAACAAACTGCCGGTGATACCATCCGAAGTGGGCTACGTCAACTTTACATGGAAATCCAAGAAGCGATACTATTACGACTTCGACATTTTGACGTCTTCAGACCTGACCATACTGAAACCGCCTGTCTTGTCCATAAAAACCCGGGGACGGGTACCTAAAACTTCTAAAG AATTCAGTATAATTTTGCCATGCGTGGGCAATAATAGCGGTGTGGCCACATTTGAAATAGGGCTTGTGCTAAAAAATGGCCGCGGTTTGCCGCTAAAAGGCACCCCACTTAGATTACACCTAAAGAAGGAATGCGCACAGAGAGGTGTGTATTTAGAAAGGACAG GGCCGGATCCGGAGTGCGACAAAAAATGTGCGAATCAGGGGTGGTGCAATAACGAGAAGATATGCCAATGTCCCGAGGGATACATGGGGCAGGACTGCAGGACGGCGCTGTGCTACCCGCAGTGTATGAACGGGGGGAACTGCACCGCGCCCGGGGTCTGCTCCTGTCCACCAGGGTACCAGGGACGGAATTGTGAAGGAG GTATATGCGCGCAGAAATGTTTGAATGGCGGTAAATGTATACAGAAGGACACCTGTGAATGTCCTAAGGGATACTATGGATTACGTTGTGAATTCT CAAAATGCGTGATCCCATGCCTAAACGGAGGTCGTTGTAAAGGAGTGAATAAATGCCGATGTCCTGTGGGACTGGGCGGCAACCACTGCGAGGTGGGGCGGCGCCTGGGAGACTGCTCGTGCAGGGGGGAGTCCTGTGTGGGCCAGCACACGTGTCGACACGGCCGCTGTGTCGCCGGCGGCTGTGTCTGCGACCCGGGGTGGAGGGGGCGCTGGTGTCATAGGTCCACAG GATCATCAGAAGAGTCTGGTGAATACAAGAGGCCACGGTGA
- the LOC118277723 gene encoding 5-demethoxyubiquinone hydroxylase, mitochondrial, whose product MLRTPILQQIRCAHSTVSASGRPYWKKNPHLDQIIRVDHAGELGADRIYAGQMAVLGSTAEGPLIQHMWDQEKKHRAKFEELINEYRVRPTALTPIWNVAGFVLGAGSALLGKEAAMACTVAVETVIVDHYNDQLRTLMEDPNIDKEILETITKFRDEEQEHHDTGIDHGAEQAPFYKALTEVIKAGCKCAIAISKKV is encoded by the exons ATGCTGCGTACGCCGATACTTCAGCAGATTCGCTGTGCACACAGTACCGTGTCAGCCAGTGGACGACCATATTGGAAGAAGAATCCTCAT TTAGACCAGATAATCCGTGTGGACCATGCAGGTGAGCTGGGCGCCGACCGTATCTACGCTGGCCAGATGGCAGTGCTCGGCAGTACCGCGGAAGGCCCACTCATACAGCACATGTGGGACCAGGAGAAGAAACATCGCGCAAAGTTTGAGGAGCTGATCAATGAATACAGGGTCCGACCCACGGCGCTTACACCGATTTGGAATGTCGCTGGCTTCGTCTTAGGCGCTG GCTCAGCTCTCCTAGGCAAAGAAGCAGCGATGGCTTGCACAGTCGCCGTAGAAACCGTGATAGTAGACCATTACAACGACCAGCTCCGAACGTTAATGGAGGACCCTAACATCGACAAGGAGATCTTGGAAACCATTACCAAGTTCCGTGATGAGGAGCAGGAACACCATGACACAGGGATCGACCATGGAGCTGAACAAGCCCCCTTCTACAAAGCCTTGACTGAAGTTATAAAGGCTGGATGTAAATGTGCCATTGCCATTTCGAAGaaggtttaa